One genomic window of Acidobacteriota bacterium includes the following:
- a CDS encoding zinc ribbon domain-containing protein, translating to MSALTKELRVIPGAAWIVAWFTYLCLTLPVFFLVAPTDREVGKWPRWGQALLVYGVFLLVVALVALIGYIYGDAKRRQMRYVMWTLLAIFIPNAIGIILYFILRDPLPKPCPGCGHVEKAKFPFCPRCGTLLHATCPKCDKPVEPSWANCAYCGQQLLPEPAAGAAQNPSVAT from the coding sequence ATGAGCGCCCTCACAAAGGAATTGCGCGTGATTCCAGGAGCAGCGTGGATCGTTGCATGGTTCACCTATCTGTGCCTCACGCTGCCGGTGTTCTTCTTGGTCGCACCAACGGATCGGGAAGTAGGCAAATGGCCACGCTGGGGACAAGCGCTGCTCGTTTACGGAGTTTTCCTGCTCGTGGTGGCTCTGGTTGCGCTGATCGGATACATCTACGGCGACGCGAAGCGGCGGCAGATGCGGTATGTAATGTGGACGCTGCTGGCGATCTTCATTCCTAATGCGATTGGGATCATCTTGTACTTCATTCTCCGCGATCCTCTGCCGAAGCCGTGCCCGGGCTGCGGGCATGTCGAAAAGGCAAAATTTCCATTCTGTCCCCGCTGCGGCACTTTGCTGCATGCAACGTGTCCGAAATGTGACAAGCCCGTTGAGCCCAGTTGGGCGAATTGCGCCTATTGCGGACAGCAACTACTACCCGAGCCGGCGGCGGGAGCTGCACAAAATCCCTCTGTGGCGACGTGA
- a CDS encoding sigma-70 family RNA polymerase sigma factor, whose translation MAVDADVIRLRRGDLNALSELITRYQNRLYRYLLRIVRQPAEAEDLFQQTWLRVVEKIRSFDASRNFDAWLFALAHNLAIDHLRRIRPQSLDEPIAEPLANSWHSETVAERIPGKDHTALDHVLAAERRTEISEAMAELPVIYREVLTLRFEDEMKIEEIAHVTAVPVSTAKSRLRRSLEQLRYALEARHPGGTWQ comes from the coding sequence GTGGCCGTGGATGCCGATGTGATCCGGCTTCGCCGAGGCGACCTGAACGCTCTCTCGGAACTGATTACCCGGTACCAGAATCGGCTGTATCGGTACCTGCTGCGCATCGTGCGGCAGCCCGCCGAGGCAGAAGACCTGTTCCAGCAAACCTGGTTGAGAGTGGTCGAGAAGATTCGGTCCTTTGACGCAAGCCGTAATTTTGACGCCTGGCTGTTCGCGCTGGCGCACAACCTGGCGATCGATCATTTGCGCCGGATTCGTCCGCAGAGCCTGGACGAACCGATCGCCGAGCCGCTCGCAAACAGTTGGCATAGCGAAACCGTGGCAGAACGGATTCCGGGTAAAGACCACACGGCGCTCGATCACGTGTTGGCGGCCGAGCGCCGAACGGAGATCAGCGAAGCGATGGCGGAACTGCCCGTGATCTATCGCGAAGTCCTCACGCTGCGGTTTGAGGATGAGATGAAGATTGAGGAAATCGCGCACGTTACAGCGGTCCCGGTATCAACGGCGAAGTCGCGGCTGCGACGTTCGCTGGAACAATTGCGTTACGCGCTCGAAGCGCGGCATCCCGGAGGTACATGGCAATGA
- a CDS encoding alpha/beta hydrolase has protein sequence MSVRYGEWRQAGVQVIESSFGIPQSQPEFHVKSSLMPFVQLEESPHARGIVPVPIYCRDAGNGRPIVFLHGGWGYGVYSIGRQIEALQGQARFIVPDRSGHGRSARFPGSLPTDFHRRAADETLLVLEALGIARAVLWGHSDGAVIAAMIGLTAPQRCEHLVLEAFHFFRRKPASQSIFFEKFADPQNHVSGKMAELLKSDHGPENWENVVRRNCRAWLELAAQSTRPEEDLYDGQLRGLRVPVTFIHGRGDPRTEPDEMKQVQESIPEAEMHFIANGRHSPHSEEASSQECTEILRSVIAGNDRAR, from the coding sequence TTGAGTGTAAGGTATGGCGAGTGGCGGCAGGCCGGCGTTCAAGTGATCGAGTCAAGTTTCGGGATTCCGCAATCGCAGCCCGAGTTCCATGTAAAGTCAAGTCTCATGCCGTTTGTGCAATTGGAAGAATCGCCTCACGCGCGCGGGATCGTGCCCGTGCCGATCTACTGCCGCGACGCCGGCAACGGTAGGCCTATTGTCTTTCTGCACGGTGGTTGGGGCTATGGAGTCTACTCCATCGGGCGACAGATCGAAGCACTGCAAGGTCAGGCCCGCTTCATCGTTCCAGATCGCTCCGGCCATGGGCGTTCGGCAAGATTCCCCGGATCATTGCCGACAGATTTTCATCGTCGCGCGGCGGATGAGACGCTGCTGGTGCTGGAGGCACTGGGGATTGCGCGTGCTGTTTTGTGGGGCCATAGCGACGGAGCGGTCATTGCTGCGATGATTGGCCTCACCGCTCCACAGCGATGTGAACACCTTGTTCTTGAGGCCTTCCATTTCTTCCGCAGGAAACCTGCATCGCAGAGCATCTTCTTTGAAAAGTTTGCCGATCCTCAAAATCACGTGAGCGGAAAAATGGCCGAGTTGTTGAAATCGGACCACGGTCCTGAGAATTGGGAGAACGTAGTGCGAAGAAATTGCCGAGCGTGGCTGGAACTTGCGGCACAGAGCACACGACCGGAGGAAGACCTTTATGACGGGCAACTCAGAGGACTGCGTGTCCCGGTTACGTTCATCCACGGCCGAGGCGATCCGAGAACCGAACCTGATGAGATGAAGCAGGTGCAAGAATCGATTCCGGAAGCGGAGATGCACTTCATCGCCAATGGCCGGCACAGTCCGCACAGCGAAGAAGCGTCTTCGCAGGAATGCACCGAGATTCTCCGCAGCGTGATAGCAGGGAATGACAGGGCGCGATAG
- a CDS encoding MBL fold metallo-hydrolase — MAQDVYYWSGDLSRHEQTNVGFVVFRDYVLVIDANFPWAAGKIIGDIKAITPKPVRFVFNTHYHADHTLGNSVFTAHGATIVSTDDLALELGAKGMEDVRDQTKINLKHVELPSIRFQDRLVFDDGQHRVELIKYGQAHTKGDGVAYLPAEGIVFVGDLAVNWTHGNNLSDQDVSYVGWIRALDNIAKLPIKTVVPAHGDLGDVDLLHRQRDFIADMWKQVKQGLKAGKSSAELKKTVQLTQHGIFAADRQETEDTIESMCDRAATQPDWNSGNGNPE; from the coding sequence ATGGCTCAAGATGTTTACTACTGGTCTGGTGACCTCAGCAGGCACGAACAGACCAACGTGGGCTTTGTTGTATTTCGCGACTACGTATTGGTGATCGACGCGAATTTTCCCTGGGCGGCTGGAAAGATCATTGGGGACATAAAAGCCATCACTCCCAAACCGGTCCGTTTTGTATTCAATACTCACTACCATGCCGATCACACGTTGGGAAACAGCGTATTCACTGCCCACGGCGCCACCATCGTAAGCACGGACGATCTTGCGCTGGAGCTGGGCGCCAAAGGGATGGAAGATGTCAGGGATCAGACCAAGATCAATTTGAAACATGTGGAATTACCATCGATTCGATTTCAAGATCGTCTCGTATTTGACGACGGCCAACATCGGGTCGAGCTAATCAAGTACGGACAGGCCCACACCAAAGGCGATGGAGTGGCCTATCTGCCCGCAGAAGGCATCGTTTTTGTGGGAGACTTGGCGGTCAATTGGACCCACGGAAACAATCTTTCTGATCAGGATGTCAGCTACGTGGGTTGGATTCGCGCACTCGACAACATTGCCAAGCTCCCCATCAAGACCGTGGTTCCGGCGCACGGAGATCTTGGTGATGTTGATCTGCTGCATCGCCAGCGGGACTTTATCGCCGACATGTGGAAACAAGTCAAGCAGGGTCTCAAAGCCGGAAAATCTTCCGCCGAATTAAAGAAGACAGTGCAATTGACCCAGCATGGGATCTTCGCAGCCGATCGGCAAGAAACGGAAGATACGATCGAGTCGATGTGCGACCGCGCCGCAACTCAGCCAGATTGGAATTCTGGCAATGGAAACCCTGAATAG
- a CDS encoding RluA family pseudouridine synthase has product MLNRGYAYTTIISDKYHGRTLLSYLASLYPHSTPQAWQQKLNNCEVTINGVTATGSESLIAGQTLVWNRPPWIEPDTPQHFEVLFDDPHLLAVNKPGGLPTLPGGGFMENTLLRLVQKQIPNANPVHRLGRATTGIVLFAKTAQAATKLGADWNTPRIEKIYWALAQGIAQHDAYEILTPIGLVPHPRIGSVWAASPSGKPSKSLAKVISRAPSSTASSSTQGTTTFEVSLNSGRPHQIRIHLASIGHPLVGDPLYGSSGQPLENLPGLPGDGGYFLHARFLKFHHPITGEQINLEAALPPGFSLQQ; this is encoded by the coding sequence ATGCTGAACCGGGGCTACGCCTACACCACAATCATCAGCGACAAATATCATGGACGAACCCTGCTCTCCTACTTGGCAAGCCTTTACCCACACTCAACTCCACAAGCCTGGCAACAAAAACTGAACAATTGCGAAGTCACCATCAACGGCGTCACTGCGACCGGAAGCGAATCACTCATTGCAGGCCAAACCCTTGTCTGGAACCGTCCACCCTGGATCGAACCAGACACTCCTCAGCACTTCGAAGTACTGTTTGATGATCCTCATCTGTTGGCGGTCAACAAACCTGGCGGGCTGCCGACTCTTCCCGGCGGCGGCTTCATGGAAAACACCCTTCTGCGCCTGGTGCAAAAGCAAATCCCCAACGCAAACCCTGTCCACCGGTTGGGCCGAGCCACGACCGGCATCGTTCTCTTCGCCAAAACAGCGCAGGCCGCCACTAAACTAGGCGCGGACTGGAACACTCCCAGAATTGAAAAAATCTATTGGGCGCTGGCTCAAGGCATTGCACAGCACGACGCCTACGAGATCCTCACACCCATCGGACTTGTGCCGCACCCGCGTATCGGATCGGTGTGGGCCGCCAGCCCGAGTGGCAAGCCGTCAAAGTCGTTGGCGAAGGTGATCTCACGGGCGCCAAGCAGCACGGCGTCAAGCAGCACACAAGGCACCACAACATTTGAGGTAAGCCTAAATTCGGGACGCCCACATCAAATCAGGATCCATCTGGCATCCATCGGCCATCCCCTGGTGGGCGATCCTCTGTACGGTTCATCCGGCCAGCCTCTGGAAAATCTCCCCGGCCTCCCGGGCGATGGAGGATATTTCCTGCACGCCCGATTTCTAAAATTCCACCACCCCATCACCGGCGAACAAATCAATCTTGAAGCAGCTTTGCCGCCTGGATTCTCACTGCAGCAGTAG
- a CDS encoding FAD-dependent oxidoreductase: protein MKISRREVTKILLAATVAPSGLAARAASQAAAAKTWDVAVIGAGVFGAWSAYWLRKAGLRVILLDAYGAANSRSSSGGESRIIRTAYGEDDFYSRWALRSLPQWKDLAARSGQEIFLETGVLTFSDDTVDIVPQSARSLEHLGIAHEVLNASQLAKRFPQIGWRGNEAGLLEPRSGALLARRGIQILVEEMVRQGVDYRVAAATPPSSKSPLSSIATTGNETISAGAFVFACGPWLPKVFPALLGRYIQPERAEVYFLGVAPGDARFSAPQMPTWIYKSKEVEAYGFPVLENRGFKVAVDKLSLPADPDTMDREPTAPYRAQVRAFVAERFPDLKDAPVIETRVCQYENTETGNYLVDRHPEMENVWIVGGGSGHGFKNGPAMGEYVASVVAHKAPIDKLLTLGYKPKPGHLVE from the coding sequence ATGAAGATATCGCGACGTGAAGTGACGAAGATCCTGTTGGCGGCTACGGTCGCGCCGTCTGGACTCGCGGCCCGCGCTGCGTCACAAGCGGCCGCTGCGAAAACCTGGGACGTGGCCGTTATCGGCGCCGGTGTGTTTGGAGCCTGGTCCGCATACTGGCTAAGGAAAGCGGGGCTGCGTGTCATCCTACTCGACGCCTATGGAGCGGCCAACAGCCGCTCCAGTTCGGGAGGCGAATCGCGGATCATCCGAACAGCTTATGGTGAGGACGATTTCTACAGCCGATGGGCTTTGCGCTCCCTGCCTCAATGGAAGGACCTGGCGGCCCGCTCTGGGCAGGAGATTTTTCTAGAGACCGGCGTCCTCACATTCTCCGATGACACCGTGGATATTGTGCCCCAGAGCGCGCGTAGCCTGGAGCACCTCGGAATCGCGCACGAGGTACTCAACGCGTCGCAGTTGGCCAAGCGGTTTCCTCAGATCGGGTGGAGAGGAAATGAAGCCGGACTTCTTGAGCCACGCAGTGGAGCGCTGCTGGCCCGGCGCGGAATCCAGATATTGGTCGAAGAAATGGTGCGACAGGGAGTCGACTACCGCGTGGCTGCGGCCACTCCGCCTTCGTCGAAAAGTCCTTTGAGTTCGATCGCGACCACTGGGAATGAGACGATCTCCGCGGGAGCATTCGTCTTCGCCTGCGGGCCATGGCTGCCGAAAGTTTTTCCAGCACTGCTGGGACGATACATCCAGCCGGAGCGGGCGGAGGTTTACTTTCTGGGAGTGGCGCCCGGCGACGCACGGTTTTCCGCACCGCAAATGCCCACATGGATCTACAAGAGCAAGGAAGTCGAAGCCTACGGATTTCCCGTACTCGAGAATCGCGGTTTCAAGGTCGCCGTGGACAAACTATCGTTGCCGGCCGACCCGGATACGATGGATCGCGAGCCGACTGCTCCGTACCGCGCTCAGGTTCGGGCCTTCGTGGCCGAGCGCTTTCCTGACCTGAAAGATGCGCCGGTGATCGAGACGCGCGTATGCCAGTACGAGAATACGGAAACAGGCAACTACCTGGTCGATCGTCACCCGGAAATGGAGAATGTGTGGATCGTCGGCGGCGGCTCGGGACATGGCTTCAAGAACGGCCCCGCGATGGGGGAATACGTGGCGAGCGTAGTGGCCCACAAGGCTCCCATCGATAAATTGCTCACCTTGGGATACAAGCCGAAGCCGGGCCACCTGGTGGAATAG
- a CDS encoding gamma-glutamyltransferase, with protein MRKIISVSSISLLLLASFAWPQATKTPVTRRGPSVATGSHGVVVSGRPVATAAGIKILEQGGNAADAGAATLLALSVTYVGAFCVGGEIPILVYSADQKNVKLLEGQGEAPRDPKAIAWYMEHGIPDGDVKAAAVPGTIDAIVTLLKLYGTKSFEEVVQPTLAILDAGGPSWYIDTGSDKKIETGVNWQADMAVTFRKLVESERAAKGTRQQKLQAVSDRFYRGDIADALEAWYVEKGGFLRKSDLAEHKTPVVDPLTTTYRGYTVYKAGPLTQGPYLSQTLRLLEGFDLKKMGFNSADYIHTVIEAEKLALADRDEYYGDPNFAKVPMQQLLSDPYTKMRSELINPKKASLELRPGDPYNMKPTKPPTITGPWHGGTTVMCVTDKFGNVIAATPSGLSSTAGVAGRTGIIHGSRLSSLNTFAGTPNVIQPGKRPRITLSPTLLFRDNQPVMAVSVAGGDMQDQAAIQVILNTVEFGMSPEEAFNAPRFSTTHFISSFGQDRASLGSLSVPNSLPEAVQADLRARGHVVTLGREGVGGVALIGIDPKTRQATAVGPAAGRME; from the coding sequence ATGCGCAAGATCATTTCGGTATCATCCATCTCTCTTCTTTTGCTCGCGTCCTTCGCTTGGCCGCAGGCCACCAAAACGCCGGTCACCCGGCGCGGACCGAGTGTCGCCACCGGCAGCCATGGCGTGGTTGTTTCCGGCAGGCCAGTCGCGACCGCGGCCGGTATCAAGATTCTGGAACAGGGCGGAAACGCTGCCGATGCTGGCGCCGCCACCTTGCTGGCACTCTCCGTAACCTATGTGGGCGCGTTCTGCGTGGGAGGAGAGATTCCGATTCTGGTTTACAGCGCCGACCAGAAAAACGTGAAGCTGCTGGAGGGACAAGGGGAGGCCCCTCGCGATCCCAAAGCGATCGCATGGTACATGGAACACGGAATCCCGGATGGTGACGTGAAGGCAGCCGCAGTTCCTGGCACCATCGACGCGATTGTCACCCTGCTGAAACTTTACGGGACCAAGAGCTTCGAAGAGGTCGTGCAGCCCACGCTGGCCATTCTCGATGCGGGCGGCCCCAGTTGGTATATCGATACGGGCAGCGACAAGAAGATCGAAACCGGCGTGAACTGGCAGGCGGACATGGCGGTGACGTTTCGCAAATTGGTGGAGTCCGAAAGGGCCGCGAAAGGTACGCGGCAGCAGAAACTGCAAGCTGTTTCGGACCGCTTCTATCGCGGCGACATCGCCGACGCCTTGGAAGCCTGGTATGTCGAGAAGGGCGGCTTCCTTCGTAAATCGGATCTGGCCGAGCACAAGACTCCCGTGGTCGATCCGCTTACAACCACGTACCGCGGCTACACGGTCTACAAAGCAGGTCCGCTGACGCAGGGTCCTTATCTCTCACAGACGCTGCGGCTGCTGGAAGGCTTCGACCTGAAGAAGATGGGATTCAATTCGGCGGACTATATCCACACGGTGATTGAAGCGGAGAAACTGGCGCTGGCGGATCGCGACGAATATTACGGCGATCCGAACTTTGCGAAGGTGCCGATGCAGCAGTTGCTGTCCGATCCGTACACCAAAATGCGGAGCGAGCTGATCAATCCGAAAAAGGCATCTCTCGAGCTCCGCCCGGGCGACCCTTACAACATGAAACCGACCAAGCCGCCCACGATCACCGGCCCGTGGCATGGTGGAACCACCGTCATGTGTGTGACGGACAAGTTTGGGAACGTGATCGCGGCGACTCCCAGTGGCCTGTCGAGCACAGCCGGAGTGGCCGGACGCACGGGCATTATTCACGGAAGCCGGCTCAGCAGCCTGAACACGTTTGCGGGAACTCCGAATGTCATCCAACCCGGCAAGCGGCCGCGCATCACGCTGAGCCCCACGCTGCTTTTCCGTGACAATCAACCCGTGATGGCGGTCTCGGTAGCGGGCGGCGACATGCAGGATCAGGCGGCTATCCAGGTCATCCTCAATACCGTGGAGTTCGGCATGAGTCCCGAGGAGGCCTTCAATGCGCCGCGCTTCTCCACCACGCATTTCATCAGCTCCTTCGGTCAGGACCGCGCGAGCCTGGGCAGCCTCTCTGTGCCCAACTCCCTCCCCGAAGCAGTGCAGGCCGACTTGAGGGCTCGCGGCCACGTGGTAACTCTCGGCCGCGAGGGAGTGGGCGGAGTGGCGCTGATTGGAATTGATCCCAAGACCAGACAAGCCACCGCGGTAGGTCCGGCTGCCGGCAGAATGGAATAG
- the queG gene encoding tRNA epoxyqueuosine(34) reductase QueG, with the protein MASHLPSRIKQFASEAGFDLCGIAPVHEFREIEAFPAWIAAERHGEMRYLESRDEAGYLKRASLARVAPWARSVIVCAINYNTAQPYSTQFNDPDRGWISRYAWSREDYHDSVLRRLRVLEAALQNDLTNHQPLVTSHSFRSYVDTGPLIERVYAKYAGIGWLAKNTCVINQKLGSWLFLGTILTSLDLQADLPAADRCGSCRRCIDACPTQAIVAPGELDARLCISYLTIEKRGEIPESLRTGTGRHVFGCDICQDVCPWNRKAPVSAAAEFQPRERLVNPDLAWLATMQPEEFRTVFRGSPIRRTKLTGLRRNAVVAMGNSDDVKFVPTLRDLAEDPDPVVAEHAQWALDKLKRVARS; encoded by the coding sequence TTGGCTTCCCATCTTCCATCCCGCATAAAGCAGTTCGCAAGCGAAGCAGGATTTGACCTCTGCGGAATCGCGCCGGTCCACGAGTTCCGCGAGATCGAAGCTTTCCCTGCATGGATTGCCGCTGAACGTCACGGCGAGATGCGTTATCTGGAATCGCGTGACGAAGCGGGCTATCTAAAACGGGCGTCTCTGGCTCGCGTTGCTCCATGGGCCCGCAGCGTGATCGTTTGCGCCATCAACTACAACACGGCACAACCTTATTCGACGCAATTCAACGATCCCGATCGCGGCTGGATTTCGCGTTATGCCTGGAGCCGCGAGGACTACCACGATTCCGTACTCCGCCGATTGCGAGTGCTGGAAGCCGCGCTCCAGAATGACTTAACCAATCACCAACCACTAGTCACTAGCCACTCTTTTCGCTCCTACGTCGATACCGGCCCCCTGATCGAACGGGTGTATGCAAAATACGCCGGGATCGGATGGCTGGCGAAAAATACCTGCGTCATCAATCAGAAACTGGGTTCGTGGCTGTTTCTGGGAACGATCCTGACGTCGCTCGATTTGCAGGCCGACTTGCCCGCCGCGGACCGCTGCGGAAGTTGCCGGCGCTGTATCGATGCCTGTCCCACGCAGGCAATCGTCGCTCCCGGCGAACTCGATGCTCGCCTTTGTATTTCCTATCTCACGATTGAGAAGCGCGGAGAAATCCCCGAGAGCCTGCGCACCGGCACAGGACGGCATGTCTTCGGCTGCGACATCTGTCAGGATGTGTGTCCCTGGAATCGCAAAGCACCGGTCTCCGCAGCCGCCGAATTTCAGCCTCGCGAACGACTCGTCAATCCGGACCTCGCTTGGCTCGCCACGATGCAGCCCGAAGAATTTCGCACGGTCTTCCGCGGCTCGCCGATTCGGCGCACGAAACTGACCGGCCTGCGCCGCAATGCTGTAGTCGCAATGGGAAACAGTGATGACGTAAAATTTGTGCCGACACTAAGAGACCTTGCAGAAGATCCTGACCCCGTCGTAGCCGAGCACGCCCAATGGGCACTCGACAAGTTGAAGCGAGTAGCCAGGAGCTAG
- a CDS encoding TonB family protein: MLASLDKRIGSQVVEIRDMSRIRLLLLLALFVTSFDVCQAQTVVPDSLPELKYPQLARAANIQGDVVVSFRKRADGQTVDVTPISGHPMLQGIAVENVKAWLFQPKTEVAGQAYKVTFHFQLNPPDDGYNDGQPATKVMIDGGGQVQVISGATTGLNRSECPTPNDRVPPATVMDGDFVELRRWNEEVRVDADGSVLWKQGDLSQKGQITLAEANSLLERFRTPEIWRLCGHYEQAGLMDGGSSSFKVRIGGREKSVGEYGDAAPAIFGDVELAVDESANTHQWRHGDPATESIAEITFEYLPKPGRTNLMDATHRGDKKAFYAALAAGDKLSDVDDSGWTPLMYAASSYGDSQLSEIIKAGVDVNARSNRGETALMASAVTGMADEDLLNAGAEVNAVNDDGMTALMLLVQRGDPGEVDTLLKAGADARMKDSKGRTALDYLNAANCGSPIIHEKDPRWMTVGYSRCNALDHDDYEKSKSHLINAGARETRTAVPAPLPTQNR, from the coding sequence ATGTTGGCTTCGCTTGATAAGCGAATAGGTTCTCAGGTAGTAGAGATTCGAGACATGTCGAGAATACGACTATTGCTTTTGCTAGCGCTGTTTGTGACGTCTTTCGATGTTTGTCAGGCGCAGACGGTCGTACCTGACTCTCTTCCGGAACTGAAATATCCTCAACTGGCGAGGGCCGCTAACATTCAGGGTGATGTTGTAGTGAGCTTCCGAAAGAGAGCGGACGGTCAAACTGTCGATGTAACTCCCATCTCTGGTCATCCGATGTTGCAAGGAATCGCAGTCGAAAACGTGAAGGCCTGGCTTTTTCAGCCGAAAACGGAGGTTGCGGGGCAGGCCTACAAGGTCACCTTTCATTTCCAACTCAATCCACCTGATGATGGATACAACGATGGCCAGCCAGCGACGAAGGTGATGATAGATGGAGGAGGACAAGTTCAGGTCATTTCGGGCGCTACGACGGGATTGAATCGCTCAGAATGTCCAACCCCCAATGATCGCGTGCCTCCGGCAACCGTCATGGACGGAGATTTCGTCGAACTGCGACGTTGGAACGAAGAAGTTAGGGTTGATGCAGACGGCTCGGTTCTTTGGAAGCAGGGCGATCTTTCCCAGAAAGGACAGATCACACTGGCCGAGGCAAACTCCCTGTTGGAGCGCTTTCGCACTCCAGAGATTTGGAGGCTGTGCGGCCACTACGAACAGGCGGGGCTGATGGATGGTGGCAGTAGTTCGTTTAAGGTGCGCATCGGTGGGCGGGAGAAGAGTGTCGGCGAATATGGCGATGCCGCGCCGGCGATCTTCGGAGACGTGGAACTAGCCGTTGACGAATCCGCCAATACACATCAGTGGCGGCATGGTGATCCGGCGACTGAAAGTATCGCGGAAATTACCTTCGAGTATCTACCCAAACCTGGCAGGACAAATCTCATGGATGCGACGCATCGCGGAGACAAAAAAGCCTTTTACGCCGCGTTAGCGGCGGGCGATAAGCTGTCTGACGTCGACGACAGCGGATGGACGCCTCTGATGTATGCCGCTAGTTCCTATGGCGATTCGCAGTTGAGTGAAATCATCAAAGCAGGAGTAGATGTGAATGCCCGCTCCAACAGAGGCGAAACGGCGCTGATGGCATCTGCTGTCACGGGTATGGCGGATGAGGACCTTCTGAATGCGGGCGCCGAAGTAAATGCAGTCAACGATGACGGCATGACCGCGCTTATGCTTCTGGTTCAGCGCGGGGATCCAGGTGAGGTCGACACATTGTTGAAAGCTGGGGCGGATGCTCGCATGAAAGACTCAAAGGGACGCACAGCTCTCGACTATCTCAACGCAGCGAACTGCGGATCGCCAATCATCCACGAGAAAGATCCTCGATGGATGACCGTGGGATATTCGAGATGCAATGCGCTTGACCATGACGATTATGAGAAGTCGAAAAGCCACTTAATTAACGCAGGTGCTCGAGAAACACGTACAGCAGTACCAGCTCCATTGCCAACGCAAAACCGCTGA
- the greB gene encoding transcription elongation factor GreB: MRKGFTRNPKPDEPATPVKNYITPSGLQRLKDEKHFLLTRERPAVVEVVAWAASNGDRSENADYQYGKRRLRQIDGRIRFLTKRIEAAEVVDPEAPRAGQAAARAFFGATVRYANAAGVSRVVSIVGTDEIDLARNHISWVSPLGRALRKSAAGDEVVLQLPGGTEDLNVLEVRYERIAVEPFREPLGSEASAKGRPRRR; this comes from the coding sequence ATGCGAAAAGGCTTTACAAGAAATCCAAAACCGGACGAGCCCGCGACGCCGGTCAAGAACTACATCACGCCGAGCGGTTTGCAGCGCCTCAAAGATGAGAAGCACTTTCTGCTCACCAGGGAACGTCCGGCCGTGGTGGAGGTGGTGGCGTGGGCTGCCAGCAACGGCGATCGCAGTGAAAACGCCGACTATCAGTATGGCAAGCGGCGGTTGCGGCAGATCGATGGGCGAATTCGCTTTCTCACCAAGCGAATCGAAGCCGCGGAAGTGGTGGACCCGGAAGCTCCGAGAGCGGGGCAGGCGGCGGCGAGAGCATTCTTCGGAGCGACCGTGCGCTATGCCAATGCCGCGGGAGTATCGCGGGTGGTGAGCATCGTGGGCACCGACGAGATCGATCTCGCCCGCAACCACATCAGTTGGGTATCACCTCTCGGGCGCGCGTTGAGGAAGTCGGCAGCGGGCGACGAAGTAGTCCTTCAATTGCCGGGCGGTACAGAAGACCTGAACGTGCTGGAAGTGCGCTACGAGCGCATTGCTGTGGAACCGTTCCGTGAACCGCTTGGATCCGAGGCCTCGGCAAAGGGACGCCCTCGCCGACGCTAA